A genomic region of Candidatus Binatia bacterium contains the following coding sequences:
- a CDS encoding sulfotransferase, whose amino-acid sequence MQNRLIFLVGAPRSGTTLLARILSAHSEVASRAEPHLITPLAHLGYFGSVQKAPYDPFNVQQAIQELVSDLPGGEEDYLTALRAYTDSLYGAILEQTPDKKYFLDKTPANSLVLPFLTKLYPQAGYIVLTRHPLAILSSYVNSFFDGDYQVAMEHNPILQRYVPALARMLREKPVPFIPIRYEDFVADPEAGFRKICEHLDIAFESAAINYQEQSEEFQGLGDPIGVGQHDRPVTSSIKRWAVEIATNPQSLAQVLSIVDQLEDEDLEILGYPRAQILDDLNEAASSGTKPAKRSRPLRYTLERKLLIGLRRNIHKNVLGRVLKKLQFALDVILRD is encoded by the coding sequence GTGCAAAATCGCTTGATTTTTCTGGTGGGTGCCCCTCGATCAGGGACGACTCTCCTGGCCCGCATCCTCAGCGCGCATTCCGAGGTCGCCAGCCGAGCAGAACCCCATCTGATCACGCCTCTGGCACATCTGGGTTATTTTGGGAGTGTCCAAAAGGCCCCCTACGATCCCTTCAACGTCCAGCAGGCGATTCAGGAATTGGTATCGGACCTCCCGGGCGGAGAAGAAGACTACCTCACGGCGCTCCGAGCGTATACCGATTCCCTGTACGGCGCGATCCTCGAGCAAACTCCCGACAAGAAGTATTTTCTCGACAAGACTCCAGCCAACTCTCTGGTTCTTCCGTTTTTGACCAAGCTCTATCCGCAAGCCGGGTATATTGTCCTGACCCGACATCCCCTCGCGATCCTGTCCTCGTATGTGAACTCGTTTTTTGATGGGGACTACCAAGTCGCGATGGAGCATAACCCGATCTTGCAGCGGTACGTGCCGGCGCTGGCTCGGATGTTGCGCGAAAAGCCTGTGCCCTTTATCCCGATTCGCTACGAGGATTTCGTAGCCGATCCGGAAGCCGGTTTTCGCAAGATCTGTGAGCACCTCGATATTGCGTTTGAGTCGGCGGCTATCAACTATCAGGAGCAATCCGAGGAATTTCAGGGTCTCGGTGATCCGATCGGCGTCGGCCAACACGACCGCCCCGTCACCTCCTCGATCAAGCGTTGGGCCGTCGAGATCGCCACCAATCCGCAATCGCTGGCGCAGGTCCTGTCGATCGTTGATCAACTCGAAGACGAGGATCTCGAGATTCTGGGTTATCCCCGGGCACAGATTCTGGACGACCTGAACGAGGCGGCAAGCAGTGGCACCAAGCCGGCCAAGCGGAGTCGTCCGCTGCGCTACACCCTCGAGCGGAAACTCCTGATCGGTCTGCGGCGCAATATTCACAAAAACGTTCTGGGTCGGGTTCTCAAGAAGCTCCAATTTGCCCTCGATGTCATCCTGCGGGACTAG
- the alaS gene encoding alanine--tRNA ligase, with product MTGTEVRQSFLDFFATRGHLIVPSDRIVPASDPSLMFTNAGMVPFKNVFLGTEDPRAPRVADSQKCLRISGKHNDLDDVGRDVYHQTFFEMLGNWSFGDYYKTEAIEWAWELLTDVWGLPKDKLYATVFETDDEAAALWPKITDIDPAHVLRCGAKDNFWEMGETGPCGPCSEVHFDRGPEACDLPPGHECGVNSECARYMEIWNLVFIQNDRQADGSLGDLPARHVDTGMGLERVVSILQGGNGNYDSDLLRGLIGVAEEMSGRPYLGAYGVEDVAFRVIADHARAVAVMIGDGILPSNEGRGYVLRRLLRRAARQAHVLGIEGAFLGRVTDQAVEVLGSAYPELIEHRARIGQTVASEEERFGETLDKGLGLLTDERRKMKSRGEDRLSGEVAFRLYDTYGFPFDLTEDILRGEGLSVDREGFDQSMDAQRARGREGARFSTATGGGFGDEKSAFVGYDQEAAESNILALAFDGAPMERAEVGATVEIVAAETPFYGESGGQAGDGGFIELADGGLVEVQDTLKPRQDLIVHRGKVLRGSVTPNAAATFRVDHERREATRLNHSATHILHAALREFLGEEVHQAGSLVTAERLRFDFTYGSRVDTEKLVAIEDWVNARIRENVPVSATEMAFDDALAAGALAFFGDKYGDQVRVLQMGDFSVELCGGTHVSRTGDIGLFKIGAESAVGAGVRRIEAATGSVALAQVRAREEEIRGLSSLLKTDERELAPRIEKLLAQQKELERKIESTEAKLASGASRDLMEGVQEIAGIRVLVQRVDGGAKVLRGLADQLRDKLGSGVVVLGGVDGAKVVLLAAVTADLTEKIQAGQIIREIAPIVGGGGGGRPDFAQAGGKDPAKLDAALARVHEFLAE from the coding sequence ATGACCGGTACCGAGGTCCGACAATCCTTCCTTGATTTCTTCGCCACGCGAGGGCACCTCATTGTGCCGAGCGACCGGATCGTCCCTGCGAGTGACCCATCTCTGATGTTCACGAATGCCGGAATGGTGCCGTTCAAGAATGTCTTCCTCGGGACTGAGGATCCCCGGGCGCCCCGGGTGGCTGATTCCCAGAAGTGTTTGCGCATTTCCGGCAAGCATAACGACCTCGATGACGTCGGGCGGGATGTTTACCACCAGACTTTCTTCGAAATGCTCGGTAATTGGTCGTTTGGGGACTATTACAAGACCGAAGCGATCGAGTGGGCGTGGGAGTTGCTGACCGATGTCTGGGGGCTTCCCAAGGACAAACTCTACGCGACCGTTTTCGAAACGGACGACGAGGCAGCGGCGCTTTGGCCGAAGATCACCGACATCGACCCGGCCCATGTTCTTCGTTGCGGGGCCAAGGACAACTTCTGGGAGATGGGAGAGACGGGCCCCTGCGGACCCTGTTCGGAGGTTCATTTCGATCGAGGGCCCGAGGCTTGCGACCTGCCTCCGGGACACGAATGTGGCGTGAATTCCGAATGTGCCCGCTATATGGAAATCTGGAATCTTGTTTTTATCCAGAACGACCGGCAGGCCGACGGCAGCCTCGGTGACCTGCCCGCGCGTCATGTGGATACAGGGATGGGACTCGAGCGCGTCGTATCGATCTTGCAGGGGGGGAACGGGAACTACGACAGTGATCTTCTCCGAGGCTTGATCGGCGTTGCCGAGGAAATGAGCGGTCGTCCCTACCTGGGTGCCTACGGCGTCGAGGACGTGGCGTTTCGTGTCATCGCCGACCACGCGCGTGCGGTCGCTGTCATGATCGGGGATGGCATTCTTCCTTCGAATGAAGGCCGTGGATACGTCCTGCGCCGTCTGTTGCGGCGCGCGGCGCGCCAGGCGCATGTTCTCGGTATCGAGGGAGCTTTTCTCGGACGCGTGACCGATCAGGCCGTCGAAGTTCTGGGTTCAGCTTATCCGGAGTTGATCGAGCATCGGGCCCGGATTGGCCAGACAGTGGCCTCGGAAGAGGAACGCTTCGGAGAGACGCTCGACAAGGGTTTGGGTCTTCTCACCGATGAGCGTCGCAAGATGAAAAGTCGTGGTGAGGATCGGTTGTCCGGTGAGGTCGCCTTTCGTCTCTACGATACCTATGGGTTTCCCTTCGATTTGACCGAGGATATCCTGCGCGGGGAAGGCCTGTCTGTCGACCGCGAGGGGTTTGATCAATCGATGGACGCCCAACGCGCGCGAGGTCGCGAGGGTGCTCGTTTCTCGACGGCCACCGGCGGTGGTTTTGGCGACGAGAAATCGGCCTTTGTCGGCTACGATCAGGAGGCGGCAGAGTCGAATATTCTTGCGCTGGCTTTTGATGGAGCTCCGATGGAGCGAGCAGAGGTCGGCGCAACGGTCGAGATCGTTGCAGCGGAAACGCCCTTCTACGGAGAGTCCGGTGGCCAGGCGGGCGATGGCGGGTTTATCGAGTTGGCCGATGGCGGGCTTGTGGAGGTGCAGGACACGCTCAAGCCACGGCAGGATTTGATCGTCCATCGTGGGAAGGTTTTGCGGGGCTCGGTTACGCCAAATGCAGCCGCAACGTTCCGGGTGGATCATGAGCGTCGCGAGGCCACGCGGCTGAACCATTCGGCTACGCATATTCTGCACGCAGCCCTGCGAGAATTTCTGGGCGAAGAGGTCCATCAGGCGGGCTCGTTGGTGACAGCCGAGCGGCTCCGTTTCGATTTCACCTATGGCAGTCGTGTCGATACCGAGAAGCTTGTCGCGATCGAAGATTGGGTAAACGCACGGATTCGCGAAAATGTGCCTGTCAGTGCGACCGAGATGGCGTTCGACGATGCGCTCGCGGCCGGAGCTCTGGCTTTCTTCGGAGACAAATACGGAGACCAGGTTCGTGTCCTGCAGATGGGGGATTTTTCGGTCGAACTCTGCGGAGGCACCCATGTTTCCCGAACCGGGGATATCGGCTTGTTCAAGATTGGCGCGGAATCTGCCGTGGGAGCTGGTGTCCGTCGGATCGAGGCGGCTACCGGAAGTGTGGCTCTCGCTCAGGTGCGGGCTCGGGAAGAAGAGATCCGTGGACTGTCGAGCTTGTTGAAGACCGACGAGCGCGAATTGGCTCCGCGAATCGAGAAGTTGCTGGCCCAGCAAAAAGAACTCGAGAGGAAAATCGAGTCTACCGAAGCGAAGCTCGCCTCGGGTGCTTCGCGTGACCTGATGGAAGGCGTGCAGGAGATCGCCGGGATTCGGGTTTTGGTCCAGCGGGTCGACGGGGGCGCGAAGGTTTTGCGAGGGCTTGCTGATCAGTTGCGCGACAAGCTCGGCTCCGGCGTGGTTGTGCTCGGCGGGGTCGATGGCGCCAAGGTCGTTCTTTTGGCTGCCGTGACAGCCGATCTGACGGAGAAGATTCAGGCGGGACAGATTATTCGAGAAATTGCGCCCATCGTTGGCGGTGGAGGCGGGGGGCGTCCCGATTTCGCCCAGGCCGGAGGCAAGGACCCCGCAAAGCTGGATGCGGCTCTGGCCCGCGTCCATGAGTTTCTTGCCGAATGA
- a CDS encoding PhoH family protein has translation MSDPGTQPLCSVRVEVPDASLLNALLGQHDEHLKIVEEGTGVQAVVHESMIECRGDEEQTELGARVLRELLELLARGYPLYRSDVGYAVRILSADSQARLHEIFLDTIYISAHQRTIAPKSVAQKYYIDLIRKRDIVFGIGPAGTGKTYLAMAMAVAALLRNDVTRIVLARPAVEAGERLGFLPGDLAEKVNPYLRPLYDALNDMVDPARAKKYMEHGTIEVAPLAFMRGRTLNDSFVILDEAQNTTREQMKMFLTRLGFGSKAVITGDVTQTDLPEGKKSGLVEARELLSKIDDIGFATFTERDVVRHPLVQSIITAYDRR, from the coding sequence ATGAGCGATCCTGGAACACAGCCTCTCTGCAGCGTTCGGGTCGAGGTCCCGGATGCAAGTTTGCTCAACGCGTTGTTGGGGCAGCATGACGAGCATTTGAAGATTGTGGAAGAGGGCACCGGAGTTCAGGCGGTTGTTCATGAATCGATGATCGAATGCCGCGGGGACGAGGAGCAGACGGAACTCGGTGCAAGAGTGCTGCGCGAGTTATTGGAATTGCTGGCTCGCGGCTACCCACTCTATCGCTCCGATGTCGGATACGCGGTGAGGATTCTCTCTGCCGATAGCCAGGCTCGCTTGCACGAGATCTTTCTGGATACGATTTATATTTCGGCTCATCAGCGTACGATTGCCCCGAAATCGGTGGCGCAGAAGTATTATATCGATCTGATTCGCAAAAGAGATATTGTTTTCGGGATCGGACCGGCCGGCACAGGAAAGACCTATCTTGCCATGGCAATGGCTGTCGCAGCGCTGCTGCGAAACGATGTGACGCGTATTGTTCTGGCGCGACCGGCTGTGGAAGCTGGTGAACGGCTCGGATTTCTGCCGGGTGATCTGGCCGAAAAGGTGAACCCCTATCTGCGGCCCCTTTACGACGCCTTGAACGATATGGTCGACCCCGCACGCGCCAAGAAATATATGGAACACGGAACCATCGAGGTCGCTCCCCTAGCGTTCATGAGAGGTCGCACCTTGAATGATTCCTTTGTGATTCTCGATGAAGCGCAAAATACGACACGCGAGCAGATGAAGATGTTTCTCACCCGCCTCGGCTTTGGCTCGAAAGCCGTCATTACCGGAGACGTCACCCAGACCGACCTTCCTGAAGGGAAAAAGTCGGGTCTGGTCGAAGCGCGGGAGCTTCTGAGCAAGATTGACGATATCGGGTTCGCGACTTTCACCGAACGTGATGTGGTCCGGCATCCATTGGTCCAGAGCATCATTACCGCCTACGATCGACGTTGA
- the ybeY gene encoding rRNA maturation RNase YbeY — protein MADVSVTARGEWARYIEPVEEAALFWLALLDKHESELSILLTDDEEIHRLNQAYRQRDRPTDVLSFSQREGDFPGPAAVLGDVVISMDTAHRQAHERGHSFDVELLELLAHGLLHLLGYDHEISAAEHERHLGKQAEILAAFAAR, from the coding sequence ATGGCTGATGTCAGCGTCACGGCTCGCGGCGAGTGGGCGCGCTATATCGAGCCTGTCGAAGAGGCAGCTCTGTTCTGGCTTGCCCTTCTCGACAAGCACGAAAGCGAACTGTCGATCCTTTTGACTGACGATGAGGAAATCCATCGCTTGAATCAGGCTTATCGCCAACGTGATCGTCCGACCGATGTGCTGTCTTTCTCGCAGCGAGAAGGCGACTTTCCCGGGCCCGCCGCCGTTCTCGGCGACGTGGTGATCTCAATGGATACAGCCCACCGGCAGGCGCACGAACGGGGCCATTCTTTTGATGTCGAGCTTCTGGAATTACTTGCCCATGGTCTTCTGCACCTATTGGGTTACGACCATGAGATTTCCGCAGCCGAGCACGAGCGCCACCTCGGCAAGCAGGCCGAGATTCTCGCTGCGTTTGCAGCTCGCTGA
- a CDS encoding glycoside hydrolase family 19 protein, producing MKRYKPENKFSRYLRIITLGIAVLAGGAIPAEAASEYQPGAIYVGGEEVCLEGDLFTTKWWAGASDKPSDVDVVDQAWETPWQRLAVNSDVCNGDGSANQGPANEPVAEEGPAGGVDEFAGPEADPEDIIVPEDPTPALPVGGDEPTTDPSGCPSWNGDTVYLGGVTVSYAGENWEAQWWTRGDTPGTTGPWGVWRRSENPTESSCASEAGPMPVVNPVAEDPPEENSAPDLNSDPVVDSDPLVPASTTVALSELLETEVALTSGSLMAEVKFSIQTRDNDIVESVTPQDPGNPENVKRVESIVDASRWAYFFPRRAPEYTYTNFLRAIAKFPAFCGTYADGRDSDAICRKALATMFAHFTQETGGHTIAWPEAQWRQGLVYVRELGWSEDAPNGYGICDPASWQGDTWPCAVFPQGHPASDQYKSYFGRGAKQLSYNYNYGPFSEAMFGDVTVLLEQPNLVADTWLNLASAIFFYVYPQPPKPSMLHALDGTWVPNAHDLAGGLEPGFGVTTQIINGGVECGGPTEHGQSVNRIEYYRNFARELQVPLAASEVLGCANMQRFDTQGSGALAINWEQDWTSPNACQLVSYQTPFSAFLDGDYVRCVESFFDVTILDDLD from the coding sequence ATGAAACGATATAAGCCTGAGAATAAATTCAGCCGCTATCTGCGGATCATTACTTTGGGAATTGCAGTTCTTGCAGGGGGGGCGATTCCGGCAGAAGCCGCAAGCGAATACCAGCCTGGCGCGATCTATGTCGGAGGCGAGGAGGTTTGTCTGGAAGGTGACCTGTTCACGACGAAATGGTGGGCGGGAGCATCGGACAAGCCTTCGGACGTTGATGTGGTCGATCAGGCCTGGGAGACGCCGTGGCAGCGCCTTGCCGTGAATTCGGACGTTTGCAACGGCGATGGTTCGGCGAATCAGGGCCCCGCGAATGAACCGGTGGCCGAAGAGGGTCCGGCGGGTGGAGTCGATGAATTCGCGGGTCCGGAAGCTGACCCTGAAGATATCATCGTCCCCGAGGATCCGACGCCGGCACTCCCTGTCGGAGGCGACGAACCCACAACCGATCCCTCGGGCTGTCCTTCCTGGAACGGTGATACGGTCTATCTCGGGGGAGTGACGGTATCTTATGCTGGAGAAAACTGGGAGGCGCAGTGGTGGACGCGAGGAGATACGCCGGGAACAACCGGACCTTGGGGCGTTTGGCGCCGATCGGAAAACCCGACGGAGTCGTCGTGTGCTTCCGAAGCCGGACCTATGCCAGTTGTGAACCCTGTTGCGGAGGACCCCCCGGAGGAAAATTCCGCACCGGATCTGAATTCGGATCCCGTCGTGGATTCGGATCCTCTCGTGCCGGCATCAACGACGGTCGCTTTGAGCGAGCTTCTGGAAACCGAAGTGGCTCTGACCAGTGGTTCCTTGATGGCGGAGGTGAAGTTCTCCATTCAGACACGAGACAATGACATCGTGGAATCTGTCACGCCGCAGGATCCGGGAAATCCGGAGAACGTAAAGCGTGTTGAATCGATCGTGGATGCGAGTCGTTGGGCCTATTTCTTCCCCCGACGAGCGCCCGAGTACACGTATACGAACTTTCTCCGCGCAATCGCCAAATTCCCGGCGTTCTGTGGCACCTATGCCGATGGCCGCGATTCGGACGCCATCTGCCGGAAAGCTCTTGCCACAATGTTTGCTCACTTCACACAGGAAACGGGCGGACACACCATCGCCTGGCCCGAGGCCCAGTGGCGTCAGGGATTGGTCTACGTGCGGGAGTTGGGTTGGAGTGAGGATGCCCCGAACGGATATGGAATCTGTGACCCCGCCAGTTGGCAGGGCGATACATGGCCATGTGCGGTATTCCCGCAAGGCCATCCGGCCAGCGATCAATACAAAAGCTATTTCGGCCGTGGCGCCAAGCAGCTGAGCTACAATTACAACTACGGTCCGTTCTCCGAGGCGATGTTCGGCGATGTGACGGTCCTGTTGGAGCAACCGAATCTGGTTGCGGACACCTGGTTGAATCTGGCGAGTGCGATCTTCTTCTACGTCTACCCGCAGCCGCCCAAGCCCTCGATGCTGCATGCCCTCGACGGTACCTGGGTTCCCAATGCGCATGACCTTGCCGGCGGCCTCGAGCCGGGGTTCGGTGTCACGACTCAGATTATCAACGGTGGCGTAGAATGCGGGGGACCGACAGAGCATGGTCAGTCGGTCAATCGAATCGAATATTATCGAAACTTTGCCCGCGAGCTTCAGGTTCCATTGGCGGCGAGTGAAGTTCTCGGTTGTGCGAATATGCAACGATTCGACACGCAGGGCTCCGGAGCACTGGCGATCAATTGGGAGCAGGACTGGACGAGCCCCAATGCCTGTCAGCTAGTTAGCTACCAGACGCCATTCTCCGCGTTCCTCGATGGAGATTATGTACGCTGCGTCGAGAGCTTCTTCGATGTCACCATCCTGGACGACCTCGATTAG
- a CDS encoding cytochrome P450, whose product MKILMATTNEPEGGQAKPPRPSELFKGGMMSPVRDVHRVYAHMRVHEPVRKIQSELGDTWLVTRYEDVNRVLRDAETFSSIANAKGIGLVMGSTIIEMDGKQHLRQRRLITPSFSPRAIRETASSVIDSSIDHLIDEFVNDGQADLVKQFTYTFPIRVIADLIGVPIEDYHQFHTWALQLISVYDDPEAGFAAAQHIVDHLKPIVEERRKEPKNDLLSTLAHARIDDEALLEEEILSFLRLLLPAGAETTYRFTGTILHALLTHPEAMAAARSRPESMAPILEEVLRWESPVQYVSRETTREVEIAGVPIPPGLLIMAAIGSANRDEQKFPDGDRLDLQRANTSEHLAFGFGAHFCLGTHLARMEAQRAVARLLERLPGLRLDEQEESHMVGVAFRSPDKLQVRFDT is encoded by the coding sequence GTGAAGATTCTGATGGCGACAACCAACGAACCAGAAGGGGGCCAGGCAAAGCCCCCGCGCCCAAGTGAGCTCTTCAAGGGTGGCATGATGAGCCCGGTTCGCGATGTACACCGCGTCTATGCCCATATGCGTGTGCACGAGCCCGTAAGAAAGATTCAGAGTGAGCTCGGAGATACGTGGCTGGTCACTCGCTATGAGGATGTGAACCGTGTCCTGCGCGATGCAGAAACCTTCTCGTCGATCGCCAACGCGAAGGGGATCGGCCTGGTCATGGGCAGCACGATCATCGAAATGGACGGAAAGCAGCATTTGCGCCAGCGCCGCCTGATCACGCCGAGCTTCTCACCGCGTGCTATCCGCGAGACAGCATCGTCGGTGATTGATTCCTCCATCGACCATTTAATCGACGAATTCGTAAACGATGGTCAAGCCGACCTGGTCAAGCAATTTACCTATACCTTCCCCATTCGCGTCATCGCCGACCTGATCGGAGTTCCCATCGAGGACTACCATCAGTTTCATACGTGGGCACTCCAACTCATCAGTGTTTACGACGACCCCGAAGCCGGCTTCGCAGCAGCACAACATATCGTGGACCACCTCAAACCTATCGTCGAAGAACGGCGCAAAGAGCCGAAGAACGATCTACTGTCGACACTCGCACATGCGCGGATCGATGATGAAGCCCTCCTCGAAGAAGAAATTTTGAGTTTTCTCCGACTGCTGCTTCCTGCAGGCGCGGAAACCACCTACCGATTCACCGGGACCATTCTCCACGCCCTGCTGACCCACCCCGAGGCGATGGCTGCCGCGCGGTCGCGCCCCGAGAGCATGGCTCCCATCCTCGAGGAAGTTTTGCGCTGGGAATCCCCGGTACAATACGTCAGCCGCGAGACGACCCGCGAAGTCGAAATCGCAGGTGTGCCAATCCCGCCAGGGCTTTTGATCATGGCGGCCATCGGGTCGGCCAATCGAGATGAGCAGAAATTCCCCGATGGTGATCGGCTGGACCTGCAACGCGCAAACACCAGCGAACATCTGGCCTTCGGTTTCGGTGCACATTTCTGCCTCGGCACCCATCTCGCGCGGATGGAAGCGCAGCGTGCCGTGGCGCGCTTGCTCGAGAGATTACCCGGACTGCGCCTCGACGAACAAGAAGAGTCCCATATGGTCGGAGTCGCCTTTCGCTCCCCGGACAAACTTCAAGTCCGTTTCGATACCTGA
- a CDS encoding thioredoxin domain-containing protein has translation MKVENWMMEVRDTDFEREVLERSHSIPVLVDFWAPWCRPCEVVGPVLENLADEFEGRFLLATVDIDQNPRASANYAVRSIPLVLALRDGEVLAQLVGVQSEGVYRQLVENLLRSDDGASV, from the coding sequence GTGAAAGTCGAGAACTGGATGATGGAAGTACGCGATACAGACTTCGAGCGAGAAGTTCTGGAGCGATCCCACAGTATCCCTGTTTTGGTCGATTTCTGGGCACCATGGTGTCGCCCCTGTGAGGTTGTCGGTCCGGTTCTGGAAAATCTTGCCGATGAATTCGAAGGCCGATTTCTGCTCGCCACAGTCGATATCGACCAGAACCCCCGGGCCTCGGCCAACTATGCCGTGCGCTCCATTCCGCTGGTGCTGGCGCTTCGCGACGGCGAGGTTCTGGCTCAGCTGGTCGGCGTGCAAAGCGAGGGCGTCTACCGGCAGTTGGTGGAAAATTTGCTGCGGAGCGACGACGGGGCATCTGTATGA
- a CDS encoding family 20 glycosylhydrolase, protein MLSWPLQIEVLVDPALPEQGYRLELAMGTASITCRDAAGERYARDTLRQLEIACPGAVPELEVLDWPEFPVRGYMLDISRDRVPTRETLAEIVRFLGRIRINHLQLYTEHTFAYENHASVWRESSPMTSEDIRWLDGVCGEAGIELAANQNCFGHMGRWLKHEEYRDLAEAPDGWKMSLGIEMPASVLRPVPESLALVTELLDELTPHFTSRRVNINCDETFELGKGFSAAEVEARGVARVYLSFVRQVVDHLQAEGKEVLFWGDVLRNHPELLEELPDRDLVALVWHYEAPSAQEKVPAWVMPILSEFGMTEESLQGFAYHVRNFASANIPFWVCPGTSSWNSLVGRLSNARANLEDAARVGAAAGATGYLITDWGDNGHMQPFVVSMLPLIEGAGLSWCRETHEREDLASVFDRIGFAEPVEGLGRALERLGSLCEKTGLTGINGSPLHEKLVGGGMPSDGTIDPDGVRFILQELEDLMDELPEIGMPSDQADTLRLELAAAMRLARQGAWILAQEAGLEAPAPEPLAVDLLEAIEWQKTAWLRRSRPGGLDDSLRRLRAAVDRHRSANATAGFLLPD, encoded by the coding sequence ATGCTTTCCTGGCCACTCCAGATCGAAGTGCTGGTCGACCCGGCTCTTCCCGAGCAAGGGTATCGCCTCGAACTCGCGATGGGTACCGCGTCGATCACCTGTCGGGATGCGGCCGGAGAAAGGTATGCGAGAGATACGCTCCGCCAGTTGGAGATAGCCTGCCCCGGTGCGGTTCCCGAATTGGAAGTTCTGGACTGGCCTGAATTTCCGGTTCGCGGCTATATGCTCGATATCAGTCGTGACCGGGTCCCGACCCGGGAGACTCTGGCTGAAATTGTTCGATTTCTTGGTCGTATCCGTATCAACCACCTCCAATTATATACCGAGCATACTTTCGCCTACGAAAATCATGCCTCGGTCTGGCGGGAGTCCTCGCCGATGACCAGTGAGGATATTCGGTGGCTGGATGGCGTCTGTGGCGAAGCAGGGATCGAATTGGCAGCGAATCAAAACTGCTTCGGCCATATGGGTCGATGGCTCAAGCATGAGGAGTACCGTGACCTCGCGGAGGCCCCCGACGGTTGGAAGATGAGTCTGGGAATCGAGATGCCGGCATCTGTTTTGCGGCCGGTGCCCGAGAGCCTGGCTCTGGTTACGGAACTTCTGGACGAATTGACGCCTCATTTCACCAGTCGTCGCGTCAATATCAATTGCGATGAGACCTTCGAGCTGGGCAAGGGCTTCAGCGCAGCCGAGGTGGAAGCGAGGGGGGTGGCAAGAGTCTATCTTTCCTTTGTGAGGCAGGTCGTCGATCACCTTCAAGCCGAGGGGAAAGAGGTTCTTTTCTGGGGCGATGTTCTGCGGAACCACCCGGAGTTGCTCGAGGAATTACCCGACCGCGATCTTGTGGCTCTGGTCTGGCACTACGAAGCTCCGTCGGCTCAGGAGAAGGTTCCGGCGTGGGTGATGCCGATTCTCTCGGAATTCGGCATGACGGAGGAGTCCTTGCAGGGGTTTGCCTATCACGTTCGTAACTTTGCGAGCGCCAACATTCCTTTCTGGGTTTGTCCGGGAACGTCGAGCTGGAATTCGTTGGTGGGGCGTCTGTCGAACGCACGAGCCAATCTCGAGGATGCCGCCCGTGTGGGCGCTGCTGCTGGCGCAACGGGCTACCTGATCACGGATTGGGGCGATAATGGGCATATGCAGCCTTTTGTGGTGAGTATGCTGCCCCTGATCGAGGGGGCCGGGCTGAGTTGGTGTCGCGAAACGCACGAGCGGGAGGATCTGGCCAGCGTTTTTGACCGGATCGGTTTTGCCGAACCGGTCGAGGGCCTGGGTCGCGCCTTGGAGCGCCTCGGATCTCTATGTGAGAAAACTGGCCTCACCGGGATCAACGGAAGCCCGCTCCATGAAAAATTGGTGGGTGGCGGCATGCCCAGTGACGGGACAATCGACCCCGATGGTGTTCGCTTTATCCTGCAGGAGCTCGAGGATCTGATGGACGAGTTGCCGGAAATCGGGATGCCCTCCGATCAGGCCGATACGCTTCGTCTGGAGTTGGCGGCCGCAATGCGACTTGCTCGTCAGGGTGCATGGATTCTGGCGCAGGAGGCGGGCCTGGAAGCACCCGCACCCGAACCGCTGGCAGTCGACTTGCTCGAGGCCATCGAGTGGCAAAAAACTGCGTGGCTTCGCCGCAGTCGGCCGGGTGGGCTCGACGATAGTCTGCGCCGTTTGCGCGCTGCCGTGGACCGGCACCGGAGCGCCAACGCGACGGCTGGTTTCCTCCTGCCGGATTAG